The following coding sequences are from one Nonlabens arenilitoris window:
- the hisS gene encoding histidine--tRNA ligase — MAQKPSIPKGTRDFSPVEVQRRQYVMNTIKHHFEHYGFMPIETPSFENSDTLLGKYGEEGDRLIFKILNNGQYLNKVNEEDLQSKNEYKVSPQISKRALRYDLTVPFARYVVQHQNDIAFPFKRYQIQPVWRADRPQHGRFQEFYQCDADVVGSNSLLQEVELVKLYDAVFTDLKLNGCTIKINNRKILAGIAQMIGAEDQLIDFTVALDKLDKIGAEKVKDEMINKGISKSAIEKLNPVFSLQGDFASKLDVMRSLLSESETGLKGIEELEFINNQIVALGLKSANLDLDITLARGLNYYTGCIFEVAAPEGLKMGSIGGGGRYDDLTSMFGLKDVSGVGISFGLDRIYLVIEELGLFPDSVRAGVDVLFINFGDIEAAHAMNLVCRFRESGIKTELYPEAAKTNKQMKYADRNEIPYVILLGEDEIAAGALLLKNMKTGEQELLKPEAVIDQLK, encoded by the coding sequence ATGGCACAAAAACCTTCTATACCTAAAGGAACTAGAGATTTCAGTCCTGTTGAAGTACAGCGACGTCAATATGTAATGAATACCATTAAGCATCATTTTGAGCATTATGGTTTTATGCCTATTGAAACACCTAGTTTTGAGAATAGTGATACTTTACTAGGTAAATACGGTGAAGAAGGAGATCGTCTGATTTTTAAAATTTTGAATAATGGTCAGTACTTAAATAAGGTAAATGAAGAAGATTTACAATCTAAAAATGAGTATAAAGTTTCTCCACAAATCAGTAAACGAGCTTTAAGATATGATTTAACAGTACCATTTGCTAGATATGTTGTACAACATCAAAATGATATAGCTTTTCCTTTTAAACGTTATCAAATTCAGCCTGTATGGCGTGCAGATCGACCACAGCATGGTCGCTTTCAAGAGTTCTATCAGTGTGATGCAGATGTGGTAGGAAGTAATTCTTTATTACAAGAAGTAGAATTAGTAAAGCTATATGATGCTGTATTCACAGATTTGAAATTAAATGGTTGTACTATTAAAATTAATAATAGAAAAATTCTAGCTGGTATCGCTCAAATGATAGGTGCTGAAGATCAACTCATTGATTTTACTGTTGCATTAGATAAACTTGATAAAATAGGAGCAGAAAAGGTTAAAGATGAAATGATAAATAAAGGCATTTCTAAAAGTGCCATTGAAAAACTTAATCCTGTTTTTAGTCTTCAAGGTGATTTTGCTTCAAAGCTTGATGTAATGAGATCTTTATTATCAGAGTCTGAAACTGGACTAAAAGGTATTGAAGAGCTTGAGTTTATAAATAATCAAATTGTTGCTCTAGGATTAAAGTCTGCTAATCTAGATTTAGATATCACTCTTGCGCGTGGACTTAATTATTATACCGGTTGTATTTTTGAAGTAGCTGCGCCAGAAGGATTGAAGATGGGTAGCATAGGTGGTGGTGGACGTTATGATGATCTAACCAGTATGTTTGGATTAAAGGATGTAAGTGGTGTAGGGATTAGTTTTGGTCTGGACCGTATTTACTTAGTTATTGAAGAGTTAGGTTTATTCCCAGATTCAGTTAGAGCTGGAGTAGATGTTTTATTTATAAACTTTGGTGATATAGAAGCTGCTCATGCTATGAATCTAGTATGCCGTTTCCGTGAAAGTGGTATTAAAACAGAGTTATATCCTGAAGCTGCTAAAACTAATAAACAAATGAAGTATGCAGATCGTAATGAAATACCATATGTCATTTTATTAGGTGAAGATGAAATAGCTGCTGGAGCTTTGCTTTTAAAAAATATGAAAACAGGTGAACAGGAATTATTAAAACCTGAAGCGGTAATTGATCAATTGAAATAG
- a CDS encoding ABC transporter permease has product MAGLLRQNINIAQQSIKGQFLRTALTVIIIAIGITALVGILSSVRALESTIGGGFSGIGANTFSMQRYPFTMQRRGGGERVKVNPIISYREVKDFENQWDYPFSQVGVSFQATSQAEVKSEDRKTKPKVIISGVNANYVENAGLTINEGRGFSSFDIKNNARVCIIGSDMEDELFQGLNPIGQVLSIRGNKFTVVGLLEEKGSTFGNNIDLRVLIPIDVARSIYTSPNINYDLSVKVKDDQFMEGAKDRAVVLFRNIRGLAPVEENNFGVIQSDQLLGAANEIKVALYAAGFIISIITIFGSSIALMNIMLVSVTERTREIGVRKALGAKRSTISWQFFIETMLISQYGSILGILFGILIGYAVSNYLEVEFLMPWTPVIWATIISIIIAIFSGVIPAIKAARLDPIEALRHE; this is encoded by the coding sequence ATGGCAGGATTATTAAGGCAAAACATCAACATTGCACAACAAAGTATTAAGGGACAATTCTTAAGAACAGCACTAACCGTCATTATTATTGCGATAGGAATTACGGCTCTAGTTGGTATTCTTAGTTCAGTACGCGCGCTAGAAAGCACGATAGGTGGTGGTTTTTCTGGAATAGGCGCAAATACCTTCAGTATGCAGCGTTATCCTTTTACCATGCAAAGACGTGGTGGTGGTGAACGTGTAAAAGTAAATCCTATCATTAGCTACCGCGAGGTTAAAGACTTTGAAAATCAATGGGATTATCCTTTTTCTCAAGTAGGTGTGTCTTTTCAGGCCACGTCGCAAGCCGAAGTGAAGAGTGAAGATCGTAAAACTAAACCTAAAGTCATCATATCTGGAGTTAATGCAAACTATGTTGAGAATGCAGGGTTAACCATTAATGAAGGACGTGGATTTTCAAGTTTTGACATTAAAAATAATGCTCGTGTCTGTATTATAGGTAGTGATATGGAAGATGAACTTTTTCAAGGACTTAACCCTATAGGTCAAGTTTTAAGTATAAGAGGTAACAAGTTTACTGTTGTAGGTTTACTAGAAGAAAAGGGTTCCACATTTGGAAATAATATTGACTTAAGAGTATTAATCCCTATTGATGTGGCACGCAGTATTTACACTAGTCCTAATATTAATTATGACTTAAGTGTAAAGGTTAAAGATGATCAATTTATGGAAGGAGCAAAAGATCGTGCTGTTGTACTTTTCCGTAATATAAGAGGTCTTGCCCCAGTAGAGGAAAATAACTTTGGTGTGATTCAAAGTGATCAATTACTTGGTGCCGCAAATGAGATAAAAGTAGCTCTCTATGCCGCAGGTTTTATAATTAGTATTATCACCATTTTTGGTAGTTCCATCGCGTTGATGAATATCATGCTAGTATCTGTTACAGAACGTACTCGAGAAATAGGCGTACGTAAAGCCTTAGGCGCTAAGCGATCAACGATATCTTGGCAGTTTTTTATAGAAACCATGCTTATCAGTCAATATGGTAGCATTTTAGGAATACTTTTTGGAATTCTAATAGGCTATGCTGTTTCAAATTATCTCGAAGTAGAATTTCTAATGCCATGGACACCTGTGATTTGGGCGACTATTATTTCTATAATCATAGCTATATTCTCTGGTGTCATTCCAGCGATAAAGGCTGCAAGACTAGACCCTATTGAAGCCTTAAGACATGAGTAA